ATCTGATAGATGTAAGAGATCTTGGAATTTTTTAGCATGGATAAGAGCAAAAAGAACTTGCTCTTCTTCATTTTCTATCATGACGGCACCCTCAGGACCGTGGTCTAGACAGAATTTTAAGCCTTTATAACGATAGAAATTTGGGGAAATAATAGTTTTTTTACAGTATGTGCATGCTGAGGATAGGTCTAGAACCCCTTCATATTGTAAAAGTTTAAGTAAGAAAGTTGCTGAAAACATTTCAGGATTTTTACTTTCCGGTAAGAGATATAAGAAATTTAAAAATAAGGAAAAAAGTTCTTGAGAGGGCTTTTCTTGCCACTGTGATTCTAAAATACCTTGAGCCATTTTCCCTGCTGCTTGTAGTAGAGGAAGAGAGGATTTGATTTCTGAAAAGGTATTTTTTATCTCTGCACAGATTAGCTTGCGCATTTTTGGCGGAGAGTAATCGAGACTATAAATCCCCAAAGACAGGGGAATAAGAGCCTCTCTGAAATCGCAATAAATGGATTGGCCTTGCTTTGCAAAAAATGTAAGGAGCCCCAGAGGGGAAAATACTGTGGTCACACAATGGTTTTTCCCTAAGGGAAGATTTTGTAGTGCAATAGCCGGAGTAAGGGTGTGCATGTCTTTAGTTTATAGATTGTGCAGAGTTTAATTTGAGGTAATAAGAAAGTAGCTGAGGGTAGCTAGGGAGCCCTGGATAAAAATCTAGGGTCTGTGTTTTAGGATTTAAAAATCCTGTTTGTTGTTTTCTATAACATACGACAGAAAGACACGGGGCTCCAATAATATAGTTATAGCTTAACAGCTGGTTTATTGTTTGTTGGTTGATCACTCGCGCTTTGCATTCAATAAGCAAAAGCGGTTTTGGATTTCCTAAATTATAAGTTTCCCCTTCAAGATTTGTATAAGTCGCTGGCGTGATAATAAGAAGATCTGGACGACGGCGCGGGAGGCGGATATCCTTACGAGTAAGAAGGGGGAATAGGGTTTTAAGCCCTTTTTCTACGATAATCAAAGATGGGGGGTAGAGCAATTCTTCGATGAGAAAGGCAATAAGCTCCTGGCGGACCTTCTCTTCAGGTGTTGATGCCAAGATCTTATGCCGTATGGGATCGAAGATCTTTAAAGAATCGGGATTTGTAGATATCTGCTCATTAGAAGATGTGAAATCCTGGGGCGATGATAGGCTCGATGAGGACATAGTTGTCGTCGTTTTGTTTATGGATTAGCTGGATTTTATGCTCTTTTTCATTTAGGAAGACTAGTACTTTATCTCTGGAAGCTTCGAATTTCTTAATAGCTTCATCTTCAGAAAGAACAGGCAAATTAATTTTTTTCCTAGAGAGAGTCTTTTTCGCAGATCCTGGGATATAACCATACTGTTTTAAAGAATCCCACGCATCCATAGTTTCTATGGGCAACATATCATCATAAAGATGCATAGCTTCTTGGAGCTCAACGATGTGCTCCTCTTTTTTTGATAGTCCTGTATCGTGTTTCTTCTTGTCTTGGCGTATTTTCAGATGTTTATTTGCTAAAGTGCGAATTTTTTTAAAGGCAGAAATCACAGCGCTATAAGCATTGCTGTGTTGTGTTTTTACTTGGAATGTCTCTTTCCCTGTAGTTACGGTTAGATGCACTTCGGTTCCTTGTTTCTCTTTATGCGATGTCAATACCACATGAATAGAGTCTACTGCAGGTAATTGACCGCTCTTTTCAATGATCAGCTGACGTAGAGGTTGGGAAATATGAAAAGATTTACCCGTAATTTCTAGATTGGCAACCTCGTCTCTTGGGATTTTTCTCTGCCTTGCTGACCGACGTTGAGGATTGTGCATGCCGTCTCCTTATGGTGAAAAGATTTATACAACATATGGAGATGAAAAAATCGAAAAAAAGAAAAAGAGATTCTCCTATTTGTATTATAGTAGGGAAGCTCTTTATTCTAGAAAGTTTTTAACGCACCGAAGAGGGCTCGAACCTCTAACCACCTGGTCCGAAGCCAGGTACTCTATCCGATTGAGCTATCGGTGCCTAAGGCAGCCCTGTTCCAGGGAATCTGAGACCTTTGAGAATAGAAAGCTTAACAGAAGTTTCTCTGAAACTCAAGAAAAACTCCCCCTCTTACCGGATTGGAGTTTTTAGCATAGAGCCAGCATCGTGTCGGTGAGATAGGTCGGGCTTTCTAGGATAACCACCCTTTCCAATACATTAGAGAGTTCTCGGATATTTCCAGGCCAGGCATAGTCAAGAAGCGCAGTCTTGGCGCTTTCCGAGAGAGTTTTTATAGGTTTATTGTTTAATCTACAAAATTTTTCTAAGAAGTATTGAGATAAGGGGAGAATATCTTCTTTTCTTTCTCTTAGAGGGGGGAGGTAGAGGGGGATAACATTGAGACGATAAAATAAGTCTTGTCTGAAGATCTTTTGGTCAACAGCTTCTCTAAGATTACGATTTGATGTGGCTAGGATGCGCACATCTACAGATAGAGTTTTTGTTCCTCCGAGATGTTCGAATTCTTTTTCCTGAATTACTCTCAGGAGTTTTGCTTGAAGATTGACAGGTACTTCTGTAATTTCATCCAACAATAGAGTTCCTGTATGTGCAAGTTCAAAACGTCCGGCTTTTTTTGCTGTAGCTCCAGTAAATGCTCCTTTTTCATGACCGAAAAATTCCGATTCTAATAGGGTTTCTGGAATAGCTGCGCAATTAACCTTTATGTAAGGTTGGCAAGCTCTAGGAGAGTTTCTATGAATGAAAAAAGAAAGTACTTCTTTCCCACAACCCGACTCTCCGTGAATAAAGATGTTTGCAGAGCTGTCAGCAGCTTTTTTTGCTTTGGACAACAAATCCTTCATAGAAGGACTTTCAGCAATTAGAGGATGAGATTCCGATGAAATTTGCGATTTTAGCAAAAGATTCTCATTTACAAGATCTTGTAGCTCTTCAGCTTTTGCTATAAAAGCAAATAGAGCTTCTGAAGAGAAAGGCTTAGTGAGATAGTTAAATGCTCCATGGTGCATCGCCTTTACGGCGTTTTCTATAGTTCCATAAGCAGTAATCACTAAGACAGGAGTTCCAGGAGAGTATTCTTTAGCTATTTTGATAATATCAATACCACTACCATCGGGCATATTCATATCCGATATAATCAGGTCGTATTTCTCTGAACGTATCTTGTGGCAACCCTGCTTAACATTATCCGCTGTAAATGGTGAAAATCCTCTGGATAAAAGAAGTTCAGAAAGAAAATCTCTGAGTAAGGGCTCATCATCTACTACTAACACTCTTTCTATAGTCATTGGGCGTTTTATTAATTTTTAAGTTAAGATTTCTTATTACTAAATAGAATTAATCTGTGTAAAGAAAGATTTATTTATTCTTAGTTTCTCTTTACTTCTGTAATTAATGTTTTTTTAATTGATTTTTAGTTGTTTAAGATAGTAAAATCTTTCGACTTAATTTTATTTAGAGCACCTATAGCATGGCTTCTTCTCCAACACCAAATTCTTTGGTTTCTTCGTTGAATCCAGAAATCACACAATCTCGTTTATCCTTATTTTCAGATTTAACTCCTCTAGAGAGAGGGGAGATTTCCTCTGCTTGGAAAGCACGATGTCAGCTTGCCTCATGTATTGGGCTGTTTTGTTTATCTCTTCTTGCTATTTGTGCCGGAACTTTAGTTCTAACTTTATTGCCAGCCACCCCCATGTTTATTGGGATAGCATTTATTGCTCTTGGCAGTGTTTTGCTGGTTACGAGTTTGTTACTACACTTTTCAACACGGCCCAATAAGAAAACGGTAGCGCAGCGGGTAAATATTCAAGATTTACAGACCCAACTTCAGGGTCTGTTAGCGACAACGGATGCTCGTGGTTTAGCTATAAACGGTTTTGATTCTAATGGCGATCCAAAATTAATAATTCAAGGACGAGAGAATCTATTAGCAAAATTCGATAGAGATTTGCGTAAAAAAGAAGTGGATTTATACCGTCTCATATCTTCTGAAACAGAAAATAGACATCGTGCTTTGTCTAATTTATCAGAATTTCGTGAAATGCAAGAGCGAATCAGTGAGGAGCTTGAGCTCTTATATCGTTCTTATAATCAGCATATAACAGGAACGCGAGATACGGGACACGATAGGCGCTTGATGGAGCTATATCAAGAGAGAGATTTGCTCATCCAAGATCTTGCTGGTGTAGGTATTGAAAAAGCAAATCAAACAGAG
This portion of the Chlamydia crocodili genome encodes:
- a CDS encoding HPF/RaiA family ribosome-associated protein, whose translation is MHNPQRRSARQRKIPRDEVANLEITGKSFHISQPLRQLIIEKSGQLPAVDSIHVVLTSHKEKQGTEVHLTVTTGKETFQVKTQHSNAYSAVISAFKKIRTLANKHLKIRQDKKKHDTGLSKKEEHIVELQEAMHLYDDMLPIETMDAWDSLKQYGYIPGSAKKTLSRKKINLPVLSEDEAIKKFEASRDKVLVFLNEKEHKIQLIHKQNDDNYVLIEPIIAPGFHIF
- a CDS encoding type I restriction enzyme HsdR N-terminal domain-containing protein, producing the protein MSSSSLSSPQDFTSSNEQISTNPDSLKIFDPIRHKILASTPEEKVRQELIAFLIEELLYPPSLIIVEKGLKTLFPLLTRKDIRLPRRRPDLLIITPATYTNLEGETYNLGNPKPLLLIECKARVINQQTINQLLSYNYIIGAPCLSVVCYRKQQTGFLNPKTQTLDFYPGLPSYPQLLSYYLKLNSAQSIN
- the recO gene encoding DNA repair protein RecO, whose translation is MHTLTPAIALQNLPLGKNHCVTTVFSPLGLLTFFAKQGQSIYCDFREALIPLSLGIYSLDYSPPKMRKLICAEIKNTFSEIKSSLPLLQAAGKMAQGILESQWQEKPSQELFSLFLNFLYLLPESKNPEMFSATFLLKLLQYEGVLDLSSACTYCKKTIISPNFYRYKGLKFCLDHGPEGAVMIENEEEQVLFALIHAKKFQDLLHLSDFHLGFSEKIMRMFESTIHEDRNKTLSESNRSPRATVNFKD
- a CDS encoding sigma-54-dependent transcriptional regulator encodes the protein MTIERVLVVDDEPLLRDFLSELLLSRGFSPFTADNVKQGCHKIRSEKYDLIISDMNMPDGSGIDIIKIAKEYSPGTPVLVITAYGTIENAVKAMHHGAFNYLTKPFSSEALFAFIAKAEELQDLVNENLLLKSQISSESHPLIAESPSMKDLLSKAKKAADSSANIFIHGESGCGKEVLSFFIHRNSPRACQPYIKVNCAAIPETLLESEFFGHEKGAFTGATAKKAGRFELAHTGTLLLDEITEVPVNLQAKLLRVIQEKEFEHLGGTKTLSVDVRILATSNRNLREAVDQKIFRQDLFYRLNVIPLYLPPLRERKEDILPLSQYFLEKFCRLNNKPIKTLSESAKTALLDYAWPGNIRELSNVLERVVILESPTYLTDTMLALC